From Eubalaena glacialis isolate mEubGla1 chromosome 5, mEubGla1.1.hap2.+ XY, whole genome shotgun sequence, one genomic window encodes:
- the RPL34 gene encoding large ribosomal subunit protein eL34, whose protein sequence is MVQRLTYRRRLSYNTASNKTRLSRTPGNRIVYLYTKKVGKAPKSACGVCPGRLRGVRAVRPKVLMRLSKTKKHVSRAYGGSMCAKCVRDRIKRAFLIEEQKIVVKVLKAQAQSQKAK, encoded by the exons ATGGTTCAGCGTTTGACATACCGTCGTAGGCTGTCCTACAATACAGCCTCTAACAAAACCAGGCT GTCCCGAACCCCTGGTAATAGAATTGTTTACCTTTATACCAAGAAAGTTGGGAAAGCACCAAAATCTGCATGTGGCGTGTGCCCAGGCCGACTTCGAGGA GTTCGTGCTGTGAGACCTAAAGTTCTTATGAGGTTGTCTAAAACGAAAAAACATGTTAGCCGGGCCTATGGTGGTTCCATGTGTGCTAAATGTGTCCGTGACAG gaTCAAGCGTGCTTTCCTCATTGAGGAGCAGAAAATCGTTGTGAAAGTGTTGAAAGCACAAGCGCAGAGTCAGAAAgctaaataa